One Scylla paramamosain isolate STU-SP2022 chromosome 6, ASM3559412v1, whole genome shotgun sequence DNA segment encodes these proteins:
- the LOC135101495 gene encoding DNA-directed RNA polymerase, mitochondrial-like — MGTVGCWLNLLKTNSRVTFRIRNGVIRDDGRLFPDRCGESWCKGGSRRWITRNQSTRVQAAGARSRPRASTSKNSAQVSEEITCASKQLHSFSLSEQQLATAAATASTHKVPPPLEMPSESAVESSCDIMRESDRDFVKSLFQDRVTFYPNISDEIRWNQGPLHTYDSSFMLPDTVSETLRINEGNLKVIMDSELNHPHGSLLPVENLSNEIKSLIGNKKNILHKTKDGNTKTLKSGKESAVTTKKRKKGIVKKVSTAVNKEKLSPDTTQKTVPPLSRKKVLKSKSKHKLHGPEVLHILEENVEAQEPSQTPAPKVEPTPKAKKGVKKHKKNKKDEEKYFKEVRRRGRETSFNQSLAAYISVCINLGMLNRATHTLLYYRQCAHHSNRKDECQKVNSVQVYNLIFQGYANKKNFKKMKELFRCLKEDGIDPDVTTYALLLSCLGQQEMSENNTQNIRLYLEDMNNEGFTLEDVFSQAEILENDLKCALKAVTQVDPNFEIKQVKTETEYSCNLVNNLNTTMYSTKVPSPAHGIVTQEMLNRWMKEQFALEASSQLVINSIEKKEESKNTHHYRKILEDWEEKWRSVLRQTFITQLGVMKKSFYGSGLDKRMSIYPYLVSLPPEEFISIMMQEIQRLARGSESFSFTKYMMFRRLGELVYMRYVVKYKKEVGVLDRLKDVYKDYTTWYLDNEKENVTYIPRVRWQELADSHCSGPALEHSPVEWPSTVMTSIGKFMYSVILLKVMLWNPLHAEKHVYPAIYEVERTKGYRTVDEIKPSPSLVELYQKAAKPTLTFESIVSPMVCPPLPWVSTNLGGYLLNNAKIVRLPYNAYQQKQRMEECGNQQLYPIMDSLNQLSSIPWRVNKPMLDIITELFNSNGCEELDIPQPPSQCPQPQKIQPGMSSVEVHKIRNQRVDFEQRKNEMHSLWCDALYKLSLAHHFQDRIFWFPHNMDFRGRVYPCPPHLNHLSSDVFRSILKFAKGEKLGSNGLQWLKLHLINLTGFVKREPVEDRIKYCESIMEDILDSADHPLTGRRWWTKSDEPWQTLAACKELAAALRSGNPEEYVSQLPVHQDGSCNGLQHYAALGRDKIGAMSVNLAPSKAPQDVYSDVAALVEAERQKDAASGTPVAKVLEGHVKRKVIKQTVMTTVYGVTRYGARLQIEKQLKALDGFPASQRWAASHYLVHKTFLCLEKMFTSTKEIQNWFTDCAKIVSETRGENLEYITPLGLPVVQPYSKFVGDQNLHRKITINILLSVYRKPNVMKQKNAFPPNFIHSLDSSHMMLTSLHCQQAGITFVSVHDCFWTHACSVNIMNKICRDQFVALHKEPILEDLSRFLQKKFGLSKGDFAYDGSALDSSKMKLNNIVKQVPTKGEFDIDNVIKSVYFFS; from the exons ATGGGGACAGTCGGCTGTTGGCTGAACCTTTTGAAGACAAACTCCCGTGTTACTTTCAGAATTAGGAATGGAGTGATACGAGATGACGGTCGGCTGTTCCCTGACCGTTGCGGGGAGTCGTGGTGCAAAG GTGGCTCAAGAAGGTGGATTACAAGAAATCAGTCCACCCGAGTTCAGGCTGCAGGAGCCAGATCACGACCAAGAGCTTCCACTAGCAAGAACTCAGCTCAAG TTTCAGAAGAAATAACATGTGCAAGTAAACAGTTGCACAGTTTTTCACTGTCAGAACAGCAGTTagcaactgctgctgctactgcctcAACACATAAAGTGCCCCCACCACTTGAAATGCCAAGTGAAAGTGCTGTGGAATCAAGTTGTGATATTATGCGTGAAAGTGATAGAGATTTTGTTAAGTCTTTGTTTCAGGATAGAGTGACATTTTACCCAAATATTAGTGATGAAATAAGATGGAACCAAGGGCCACTTCACACATATGACTCAAGTTTCATGTTACCAGACACTGTTAGTGAAACCttaagaataaatgaaggaaacttaAAGGTGATAATGGATAGTGAATTAAACCATCCACATGGCTCACTACTACCTGTTGAAAATCTTAGTAATGAAATTAAATCATTGATTGGTAATAAGAAAAACATATTACATAAAACTAAGGATGGTAATACCAAGACACTgaaaagtggaaaggaaagTGCTGTGactacaaagaaaagaaaaaagggcaTTGTGAAAAAGGTGTCTACTGctgtaaataaagagaaattgaGTCCAGACACCACTCAGAAAACTGTGCCACCTCTGTCCAGGAAGAAAGTGTTGAAGTCAAAATCAAAACATAAATTGCATGGTCCAGAAGTGCTACATATTTTGGAGGAAAACGTTGAGGCTCAGGAGCCCAGCCAAACTCCTGCCCCCAAGGTTGAGCCAACACCTAAAGCCAAGAAGGGAGTAAAGaagcataagaaaaataagaaggatgaagagaaatatTTCAAAGAagtgagaagaagaggacgggAAACCAGTTTTAATCAGTCACTTGCTGCatacatcagtgtgtgt ATCAACCTGGGAATGCTGAATCGTGCCACCCACACTCTTCTGTACTACCGTCAGTGTGCTCACCACTCAAACCGGAAAGATGAGTGCCAGAAAGTCAATTCTGTCCAAGTCTACAACCTTATCTTCCAAGGATATGCCAACAAA aAAAATTtcaagaagatgaaagaacTTTTCAGATGCCTTAAGGAAGATGGAATAGATCCAGATGTAACCACCTATGCATTGTTGCTGAGCTGCTTGGGTCAGCAAGAAATGTCCGAAAATAATACGCAGAACATCAGACTATATTTAGAAGACATGAACAATGAG gGCTTTACATTAGAGGATGTGTTCAGCCAAGCTGAGATTCTTGAGAATGATTTGAAGTGCGCACTAAAGGCAGTTACTCAGGTTGATCCAAATTTTGAGATCAAGCAAGTCAAGACAGAAACAGAGTATTCCTGCAACTTGGTCAATAATCTCAATACAACTATGTACTCCACCAAG GTGCCTTCTCCAGCTCATGGGATTGTGACTCAGGAGATGCtgaatagatggatgaaggaaCAGTTTGCACTGGAGGCCAGTAGCCAGTTAGTCATCAACAGCatcgaaaagaaagaggagtcaAAGAACACTCACCATTAT AGAAAAATTCTTGAGGAttgggaagagaaatggaggagcgTGCTGCGTCAGACCTTCATCACTCAGCTGGGAGTGATGAAAAAATCATTTTATGGTAGTGGCTTGGACAAAAGAATGTCCATCTATCCTTACCTTGTGAGCCTTCCACCTGAGGAGTTCATCAGTATAATGATGCAG GAAATTCAGAGACTTGCCCGAGGATCAGAAAGCTTTTCCTTCACTAAATACATGATGTTCCGTCGCCTTGGGGAGCTGGTGTACATGCGGTATGTGGTAAAGTACAAGAAAGAAGTTGGAGTGTTAGACAGACTGaaagatgtttataaagattacACTACTTGGTACCTGGACAATGAAAAAG AAAATGTTACATACATTCCTCGAGTGAGATGGCAGGAGCTGGCTGACTCACACTGCAGTGGCCCAGCACTGGAGCACAGTCCTGTGGAGTGGCCCAGTACTGTTATGACATCCATTGGCAAATTTATGTACTCAGTCATTCTTCTGAAAGTGATGCTGTGGAATCCCCTTCATGCAGAAAA GCATGTTTATCCTGCTATATATGAGGTGGAACGAACTAAAGGATACCGCACTGTAGATGAGATCAAGCCATCACCATCTCTGGTAGAGCTGTACCAGAAGGCTGCCAAACCCACCCTCACCTTTGAATCCATAGTGTCCCCCATGGTCTGCCCTCCATTACCATGGGTTTCTACAAACTTAGGAGGATACCTACTGAATAATGCCAAAATTGTAAG GTTACCTTATAATGCTTACCAGCAGAAGCAGCGAATGGAAGAGTGTGGGAACCAACAGCTATATCCAATAATGGATTCCCTTAACCAGCTGAGTTCAATTCCATGGAGGGTCAACAAACCCATGCTTGATATTATCACTGAG CTCTTCAACAGTAATGGATGCGAAGAACTAGATATCCCCCAGCCACCATCCCAGTGCCCTCAACCACAGAAGATCCAACCTGGCATGAGCAGCGTTGAAGTACACAAGATACGGAATCAGCGGGTGGACTTTGaacagaggaagaatgaaatgcaTTCTCTGTGGTGTGATGCACTGTACAAACTTTCCTTAGCTCATCAT TTTCAAGATCGAATATTTTGGTTCCCCCACAACATGGACTTCCGTGGGAGGGTGTACCCCTGCCCTCCTCATCTTAATCATCTTAGTTCAGATGTGTTCCGCTCTATCCTTAAATTTGCAAAGGGAGAAAAGCTGGGTTCAAATGGTCTGCAGTGGCTCAAG TTGCATCTTATAAATCTGACGGGATTTGTAAAGAGAGAGCCTGTTGAGGACCGCATTAAATACTGTGAGTCAATAATGGAAGACATCCTGGACTCCGCTGACCATCCCCTAACAGGCCGCCGCTGGTGGACCAAGAGTGATGAACCATGGCAAACACTGGCAGCTTGTAAAGAG CTGGCAGCAGCCCTTCGTAGTGGTAACCCAGAAGAATATGTTTCCCAGCTGCCAGTACATCAAGATGGCTCATGCAATGGACTCCAACATTATGCTGCTCTTGGACGAGACAAAATTGGCGCCATGTCTGTCAATTTGGCACCCAGTAAAGCACCACAG GATGTCTATTCAGATGTTGCTGCATTAGTTGAAGCAGAGAGACAAAAGGATGCTGCATCTGGTACTCCAGTAGCCAAGGTACTGGAAGGTCATGTCAAGCGCAAAGTCATCAAGCAGACTGTCATGACAACTGTGTATGGAGTGACAAGATATGGAGCACGACTCCAGATAGAGAAACAGCTAAAGG CATTGGATGGTTTTCCTGCAAGTCAGCGATGGGCAGCTTCACATTACTTGGTGCACAAAACATTTCTTTGCCTTGAAAAAATGTTCACTTCAACCAAGGAGATTCAAAACTGGTTTACAGATTGTGCTAAGATTGTATCTGAG acaaGGGGTGAAAATTTGGAATACATCACACCTTTAGGATTGCCTGTGGTTCAGCCATATAGCAAGTTTGTCGGTGACCAAAATCTCCATAGGAAAATTACCATCAACATTCTAC tttctgtttataGGAAGCCAAAtgtaatgaaacagaaaaatgcATTTCCCCCCAACTTCATTCATTCCCTGGACTCATCCCATATGATGCTGACTTCTCTTCATTGTCAGCAAGCTGGCATTACCTTTGTATCAGTGCATGACTGCTTCTGGACTCATGCCTGCTCTGTTAACATCATGAACAAG ATTTGCAGGGACCAGTTTGTTGCACTTCATAAGGAACCAATTTTGGAAGATCTTTCCAGATTTTTGCAGAAAAAGTTTGGACTGTCCAAGGG tGACTTTGCCTATGATGGTTCTGCTTTGGATTCTTCTAAAATGAAGCTCAACAATATTGTAAAGCAAGTTCCAACTAAAGGAGAATTTGATATAGATAATGTCATAAAGAGTGTATATTTCTTCTCGTAA